atgaaaatagcgacggctcttgtctccgtgaatacagtaagaaacaatggtaacatttaacagtacattagcaacatgctaacgaaacatttagaaagtcaatttacaaatatcactaaaaatatcatgttatcatggatcatgtcagttattattgctccatctgccatttttcgctattgttcttgcttgcttacctagtctgatgattcagctgtgcacagatccagacgttaatactggctgcccttgtctaatgtcttgaacatgcgctggcatatgcaaatatttgggggcgtacatattaatgatcccgtacatattaatgatccctgtttttcggaggtcttttaaacaaatgagatttatataaggaggaggaaacaatggtgtttgagactcaatgtatgtcttttccatgtactgaacttttgttattcaactatgccaaggtaaattcaatttttgattctagggcacctttggAGCCAGAAAGAGAGTGAGTTGCGACAACGAAAGTTCAGAGTGCTTTATCGTCACGTGATCCATGTAGACTTAAGTGCTTTGGCGGGCAATTCAAACTGATAGATTTAGAGTGACAGAACTGCGATTTTTGGTAATTGGAAGTCAAAAAATGCATTGATtttcaataattttataacacCAACATGCGTATGTAGCATGATTATGTAGTTACAgtgatgtttttaaaagataaaatccGCTAATATTTGAGGATTAGTGTATTCAATTACCGTTACTCGCCTTGTTAACATATTTTAGGCTAATGTTATCTTGGATAAAGATGggttgctgttgtttttttatgttatgtCATGTCACAGCTAGTGAGGAGAGACAAGGACAGGTGACACTAGCCAGCAGCaatttaaagaaaatgtttttaaaagaccaAATGAAGGCATTAGGTTTACTAATCACAAAAGAGATGAAGTGGAGCAATGACACAAGGCGGCATTATATAAATTTGCTTTGCAGCTGGTCCAACAGGTTACAAGACCCTACAGGAACTGCAGATTCCCCTTAAAGCAATCAGAACCCTGCAAAGAAGGATGAATGTGTTCAATTTGAGCCTGGTGTGTTGACAGAGGTCTTTGATTTCTTAAAGCTGAAGGTAGGTGGATTGGCAGACCTTGAAAGGGAGCGTGTACTGTCCTTGGAGGAAATGGCAATCACTCCAAGTGTGGAGCTGCACATGCTCACAGGAAAACTATACGGTGATGTCGCTTTGCCAGCTCACACAGGAGTAGCAACACATGCTTGTGTGTTTATGTTGGATGGAAACAAGTAGTGGCATATCATTACAGTGGCAATTCTACCAATGGAGCAGAGTACAGACCAATAATTACTGAAGTAATAAAAAGGGCAGCATCCATACGGCTACATGCGCTTGATGTTACCACCAATATGGGTAGCCATCTAAAAGTGCTGCTACTTCCGGGAACTATTGAGAGGCTCCACGAGCCGCCAttgctgtaaaaaataaaataaaaatgttccatTGGAGTGAATGGAGTTGTCTCAACTCTCTCTCTACATGGATCTGAGTACACTTCACCAAAACGACACTACAGAAGAATTGTGTAAAGCCAAAGACTTGAATGGGACTTTGATAAAACCCAGTCACCCTTGAGATTATTACTTGTGACAATAGAACAAAATAAATGGATATGAGAACATGTACACAACTACATTAAACAATGATctcttaaatattttataatttcacttaagtttttcttttaatttcatGAACagttttttattaaacatggaCCTTTATTTTGATATTGGTGATGATGGCTTTTGATATCAAGTTTTGCTGGTTAGCTTAGTCCTTGACAGGGTACATACTTGCATTTCAAAAGAGGTGAAAAAAGGTGACATGTTAACAAACAAAATTGTTGTAGGGGGGTCAGGGGGCATTGTCCCCCAGgagattttttgttgttgtgattttaacatgtaaacgaagcattctggtgcactctgacaagaatataaatggaaaaaacaacatttgcttcaagaaaaaacaaaaaaaacttattgacactagggctgggcattgacaaatttcacaattggaGTTGGTTTtgattcaatattgattcatttGGGGCTTATAAGGTACAGTACATAGCTAAGAGAGATTTTTAAGATgcttaaatataatttacacacaaggaaatatttataataatgttataatatatttttaatgacataattataTCTCTACTCGTTTATGTAggcctaaacatttaaatggtggctgtcataaaatGGATTTATACATTCAATATTGAAGCACAAATACAATGAATACGCAATAGCCTATAGTGCAAAATGCTTCTCTCCAAGTTCATTTTTGGACATTGAACGgattttctgaggtaaatgtgacgattttacaagctgttttattgacgctTTTTTCCCATGGTTGAAATGCTGACTGATCGATTACATGTGGCATGATAGATTTCGGTAAGTTGCAccgtatctttcaacatacctgaggatgttcattcatgtttatttcacgtTGTAACTAGTAAagcggaagagatgatcggtttacgtgTGCTCTGCTTGAACTGAAACACTACAGCCATCTGTCTCTCGAAACCTAGAGAGACGTCTATGGTCTCactcaatgggaaagtagcccaTTTTTGATTCTTATGAGGTTTATTGTGCTTCACCCCGACAAttcaatttcaaaataaatttttatttttttatttttttttacacagatTTACAAGTGGTTGAGAGGTTGTGAATGGTAAATCATGTTCTGCAATGAACGTGCACAAGCGTATTTTCAAGTCACAAACACGGTCAATCAATGATGCTGGTATGTCAGCTGTGGTTGTTGCTCTCGCTAATCATggtagtactttttttttactgctaGTTAGTTGCATACATTAGCTTTCTCAAGCACAACATGCAGAAGCAAGCACCTGCTTTTCTTAACTTCTTACACCAGCAACCAAAAGGCTTGCTGTCTCTGCCTATTTCTTCTATCCACGCCCAgcactatttatttttaagtcctTTATAAATAAGAACGTCTTCCCCTGGCTTCATAAACTTACTCTCCATCCTGCCGACTATGTTTGCTTGCTACTCTGCAATGTGACATCTCCGCTCCGGCATCTATGCTTAGTAGCGCTCAGTTCCAGCTGGAAATCAACCACACATTTTCCAAGACCCGCCCCATTCTACTTCTGATTGGCTTTGGTTGAGAGTGAAAGCTGTGTTGCTCTCATACGGTTGGTAGGTGAACTCATGAACTCAAGCTACGTTCAAAACCCATTCTGCACGCAGGGAAACCATTTTTTCCAAACACCCTCTTGACCTCCTGCTGCAATGTGGCAGATGTTCTATATTGTTTCTCAGCTGGCATTGAAGGGTTCAGGATGGGGGTCACCAGGTAGGTGTGACGGGTATCCATTGTCACCTAGTAGGTGGCCCTGAAATGCATGGCTTTCAAGCTTATCAGAGGTGGCCATTATCAAAGATCCTGCTGTCATGTGTAGACCCTTGCCATCGAGCTACAATGTTGGTGGATTTGGGCCTTCTCATCACACACAACGTGAACATTGATGAAACAGTAGCCCTACTTGTTGCAAAACAGCTCTCCATTTTCTACACTTGGGTTTTGAATTGGAATGCAAGTACAGTCAATTATTCCTAACTCCAGGAAATCCAATAATGTTTCTTAGGATAAAAAGTACTGTAATAACTGGCAGTTCTCTAGTAAAGCATGGGGCTAACTGGAGCTATACTAAGCTAGTATACTTGTACTATAATAATTTCTAGTATGAGCACTCATATCCCATACACCACACGACCATGAGTGTCTCTATAGACAACAAAACAGCAGAAGGCTGtactgtttttttctcatttttaatcTAAACACAGAATAAGAACTACACAAGCAAAGCCAGATTGCCAAATCCCTCCCGTACGCATCTCTCTCCATGACGGTGAGAGCCACACTTTTTATATAACTAGGTGGTAAATGAACCAAACTAACTTGAACATAAACACACATAACTTTGCTAAAGCAAAAACCCAACCATCTTGCATAATGCGTTTGATCTTGAACTCAAACTCAAAATGAACTcaaacacaatttcacaatcacttttccttttttatttaatgacttatatttgtgttcttttttaATGGCATACATCATTATGAACTcatacactgtttttttttctatcacaTTTGTCactgtttaattttaaaacaggGATTTCTTAGTACATTTCTATGCACTTGTAATTTTAGACCCCAGAGTGtgaaagacttttattttggtctggCGATATGACGCCATAAGGATGCGCCGAGCTCCTGCATCTGTGTGATTCGGCTtcagaaaggtttgttttacCTCTTTTATCTGTTTAAATCCACGGAGACCGCTCAGTGTTTTATAGTTTTTACACGATGCGAAATTAGTTATTTACTGTTGAATGTAATGTTGTAATGCTGTATCTAACTTTAATGAAGGATATTTTGTTTGAGTAAAGCATatccactgatgagaaacagtaaaATTGCGTCTCATTTCGCTCCCTGTATATCATAAACACGAGTAGTAATACAGAAACTGAACTCTTCAAAACTCtgagtcaattgaatcaaataCTTTccaaaatgattcagtgattcgaAGCGCTCGAATCACTGCACGCGGACGTCATCTACTGGTTAAAATAGTATAAATGAAGGAGagcaacaaacaaaaacatgtgtAATGACCATTTTTACAAACCAACtgctaatatttttattaaattataatctATGAATCATTAAATATCAAATGTAGATTATATGCCTAAATATGAAGTGTCTGTAtattttgtgttcttttatGACTTTGTAGAGCTAGTTTTTTGAGTGTATTATGTCTAATAATGCTATTAACTTCCACTCGATTGACTCCCTTGTGTGctgaactactgaactagggagctgattgagacacacccagatattattattattattattttatttttaggttaATTATTCTCATCTTAATCATGACACATTGTTCAAACACACAGGAAAAACTAATGAAACGACTGAGATCGATGTGAcacactattataaagatggcgtttattaaagaggagagtgaagacgtgaagattgaagaaacatttggAGTGAAAAATGAAGAtgtgaagattgaagaaacattcagagtgaaacaagaagatgccgaggaacaaacaggttggtttcttTCTCAAAGCTGAACTCCTTATTTCAGCTCTAGCAGTAAATGTACATGAAATCAAGCAATAAATAAGTCATAATTTAGTGGATCAAGCCTTCAGAGATGTTTAAAGCTGCTGATCCTCTCTGGTAGACCATCATATCCACCTTTTGATTTCACGTTGTTTACAAAAGCAACACAAAATCAGAGTTTAGCTCATATGTTGCCATACAGAACATTGTGTACATAATCCCCATTTTGATCACCCATAAACACCACTGACATTGTGGAATATGCATGTAATACTTGAAATAGAGTCCTGAGCATAGGAGAGTGAACCCGGTAATATTTGATAAAACTGGTGGAAATGTTTTGTCTCGTCATTTGTGATACAAGTGTAGGTTGGAAATCAGTAAGCACTGCCAGATTGCAGGTAGAGATGAAACAATGTGAAAATTTCATATTGTTACTATTGACAAAATTATCATGGTTcatcatttatacatttttgttaatgtGCTGTAAATGTACAGATAGCACTGACACAAACTGAAATAATTTCACCAAGTTTAGCATTAAACCAACAAAGGAAATTAGCAGCGCTGTGTAGTTTTTGTGTGAATAAACAAAGGtttaatttactcaccattatgttgttccaaacctgagtTTCTTCCTTTTGTCTAACACagaggaagatattttgaagaatgttggtaacctggtattaagatgtgtatTAGTCGATTGGATCAAAGGTGGAAAACGTtcaatacaggtgtaaacaagATCTGtaacattttgagcttgtccatttttgaccacttccagaggtagtcgaaaacgcatcAGACctgattgtttttgttttggaaaTGGTCATGTGGTTGAcacagccacaaaagactgaTTACTATCCACCTACTGGCCTAACGTGTAAGGTAAGCATGCGCTAGCCAgctgggatttaaactttgtgaGCCGAATACCAGGTTTAAAGACGAAAAATAATGTTCTTCACCATTCTTGATTTATAACATGCACTCAAAGCGTTCGGCCGGTCTTGCGGCAGTCAGGgcagaaatgaaagctgctgctctccgtaTAATTTTCCGTTATTTCTGGACACGTCCATAAATTGTGCAAGCTTTTTTTGTTCGTCagattgaaagatctgaaaaaacccTTACTTTACCCatccatagaccctcccctcgaagaaatcaggacagaagttgttgaaagtggacaaaagataCGGATTAAAATACTAGGTGGAACCGGGCCACAGTGAGGAAGATACCGCCACCCAAAATAGAGCCAGTCATCTGCCCCTGATGCTCAGGTCCTGCCAAGACACAGAAAATGgacatcaaataaataaatggttaCTAGGCACAGGTTTGAAATCCACTGGTGTATTGAGCATATGATCTATAGAAGAGATGAGCAACTCTGGTCCTGGATGGCCACTGTCCTACAGAGCTTAGCTTCATCCTTGATCAAACACACCAGCAAAATTTAACCCAACCCCAATATTTAACCTCAAGTCTTCAGGAAGACTCTTGTTTGAGTAGGGATTAAACTTAACTCTAAAAGACAGTGGCTCTCCAAAGCTGCCCATCCCTAGTCCATCGTtggttttgatgctttaaatgtctaaattcTTTTATGTCTGTTTTTGCCCTAGACCTGATGGCACTGAGAGAGGCGAGTCATGAACTTAATGAAAAGGAAGAAAAAGACCATTATAATAAACATGATTTCATGACTGGTGAAAGATCGACAAAGGCTAAAAAGACTTCCTCGcaaaaaagagctcaaaagacaaGAACGAAAAGTTTTTTCATCTGCCAACATTGTGGAAAGTCTTTTGATAATCGTAGAAACCTTCAtgtccacatgagagttcacactggagagaagcctttcacctgccaacagtgtggaaataGTTTCACTCAACAAGGAAGCCTTaaaatccacatgagaattcacactggagagaagccttacacctgccaacagtgtggaaagagtttcaatcgCAAAGGAAGCTATAAatttcacatgagaattcacactggagagaagccttacacctgcaaaCAGTGTGGAAGGAGTTTCAGTCGTAAAAATGGCTTTAAAATACACATGCGAACACACACAATTGAGAGctcttacacctgccaacaatgtggaaagagtttcactcatAAAGGAAGACTTAAAATACACATGGGAGTTCACACTAGAGAGAAGCTTTATACATACTCTCAGTGTCGTAAGACTGttgttcacactggagagagccctttcacctgccaacagtgtggaaaaggATTCACTCTAAATGGAAGCCTTAACaggcacatgagaattcacactggagagaagcctttcacctgcaaacaatgtggaaaaagtttcaaccAAATaggaaaccttaaagtccacacaatgattcacactggagagaagccttacacctgccctcagtgtggaaaaagtttcaaccGAGAAGGATACCtaaaagtccacatgagagttcacactggagaaaagccttagaCATGtaaacagtgtggaaaaagtttcaaacAAAAAGGAATCCTTAATTACCACATGAGAATTCcagacctgccaaccttggAAAATGTTTTCGAGTACCAGTTTGACTGGACGGGGCATGGTCtacattaaaggattaattcctttaatgtaattttgactgttaaagtttttttactTTGACATAATTAAAAATTTTACTACACCTGcgcaaaagcatttttttaattcatgattaatcttgcattgcataatgtgttcttatacaaactgacaaccacaagtgaatcgcattcatatatttaatatggactaaatttttttgtttggaatttcaagtaggctatatttacatacaactaACCTGACAGTTGAGTCGTTTATACAGGTTTTGTAATGAAGACTAGTCTACAATTAAGAAACCCTTAGAAAATAGTAAACATTGagtttacatgtgattcatttaaaatacttaatttattattccaatatccaaatatgatactaaatcccacagaaaaaaagggtttctatttgtaacatgctgtctttgaattataaacaagacaaacattcactgaataaaggttagccaatacaaacatatttatagaaaacagttgacaaTGAATAGACAGGACCAATAAGCGCAAACGAATCGAGTATTCAAGAATATCAAGAAGTTAGTCCGACATATAACGATGGGTTGTGTTAACTAAAGCGTCCGTCATTTACCGAATCTTAAAAACACGGGTGgataattaaaaatcttttctgacaaaaaaataacacaagcaagaacaaattttaaaccaaacacggcaattttcattttacctcTCTGTGTGAGCACGCGCGTTTTTGTTTATGAGAGAGGGCTCGCGGAGCATTGAGACAACggtcattttaaatgcataagtagGCTAACTAATGTGCtagttttcatacaaaataagtaggctatgtaaCAATTTTAGTTAGTATTAACACAATAACGCAACACATGTAGGCTATACGTTTCTGAACACTGAGAATACATAAATAAACGCCTGTTTCTCCAGACTCGCGCTTGTCAGTcagtcacacatcacaacattttcataatcagcgatttcaattttattcagatttgttgttcaacattacTTGTGTATTTTATACCCGTTTAAGAGTTAAAAGTGCGTGAGTGTGCTGTCCTCACTTGAGAATTCAGTCACAGATGGCGGGAGTGGAAGGAGGGATCGAGCGGGATTTTGTGTTGCTGTCGATTTGCAGTCTCTTTTTATTGATAAGCCGTACGCATTTGTCAATCATCCCCGCTTGCTATTTGGGGAAATGAACCCAGCGCTGATTGGTCGAACTCTTTTGCTGGATTTGAGTACTACGCGTACACAGAGGAGTCACCGGGTCTTTGCGTAGtatagagtgacaaatcgtaccagcgtactttgaggtcaaaatgcgtacctggtacgcaaaatgcgtacatgttggcaggtctggaattcacactggagagaagccctaTAAATACCCTTAGTGTGGAAAGACTCGTTCAAGACCTTAACCTTAACTtcagttgttatcagcgctcagttcagaagcctgcatctctgatggtatggggttgcatgagtgcgtgtggcatgggcagcttacacatctagaaaggcaccatcaatgctgaaaggtatatccaagttctagtacaacatatgctcccatccagatgtcgtctctttcagggaagaccttgcattttccaacatgacaatgccagaccacatactgcatcaattacaacatcatggctgtgtagaaggaggatccgggtacttcacccatagaaaacatttggcgcatcataaagaggaagatgcgacaaagacaGTTGaccaactagaagcctgtatcaGACAAGAATAGGACAACATTcttattcctaaacttgagcaacttgtctcctcagtctgggacgtttgcagactgttataaaaagaagaggggatgccacacagtggtacaCATGGCCttatcccaacttttttgagatgtgttgatgccatcaaatttaaaatcaacttatttttcccttaaaatgatacattttctcagtttaaacatttgatatgtcatctatgttgtattctgaataaaatattgaaatttgaaacttccacatcattgcattctgtttttattcacaatttgtgtagtgtcccaacttttttggaatcaggtttgtaaatGCAATGGAGATCATTTCACTTTTAGAACCCAGGCTTTCATCTCTGACTCAAAGAGGACAGCCTGTTCCAGTTTTTCTGCAGGTGCTCATAACTTTAAGGTTTTTGGCATGTGGCACCTTTCACCGAGAAACTCTGGATTTATGTGGTGTCAGTGAATCAACAGTATGTAAAGTCATTCACAGAGTATGCAGGGTCATTTGTGAATTAAGAACACATTACGTAAACTTCCCTGAAGCTTCAACACAGGTGGTTAACAAGGTACAATTCTATGATAATTCCAATTACAATTACCCAAGTACAATTATATGACAATTCTATGACATTCCAATAAAATGTCCCTCTACTTCAGATGCTGAGGAATACAGGAACCGAAAGAATTGATTTTCCATAAATGTCCAAGGTGTACGCAGTTTTCAAACATTGTTGCACGTTGGAAAGGTGCAACTTATGATTCCCGGATTTTCCTTAACTCATCTCTGTACACTCAGTTTGAAAGAGGAGATCATTATGTAATTTTGCTGGGTGACAGTGGGTATGCTCAGAATCATTTTTTGTTTACACCATACTTACCCAACCACAGCTGAACAATGGTGCTACAACCAGGCTCATATGCGCACTAGGGGTCTAGTGGAGCGCATGTTGGTGTTTGGAAGAGTCGCTTTCAGTGCCTTCAGAAAACAGCCATTACATCCGACTTTACTTAATAAAACAATCTTTATTACACAAATTTATGTACTGATGTGACATTTGAGACTTGGAGTATCTTCATCTTCATGGAATTCAATAGCCAACCTTTCATGGACAGTGAGTCTTTTCTTAGGGTGACCAGTACTGGCAGACATTGCCGCCCTTGCTTCTGAGGATGTGGAGGGTAAACTGCCTTGCAGCTCTTCATTTCTGTCCATACGACTTTCTCCTTGAAAGAAGAcaagttcatatatatatatatatatatatatatatatatatatatatatatatttttttttttttttttttttttttttttttgggtcacATCACAGGACTGTTTTCACCCAAAGGCCATGTCAATTTGTTCAAAGCACACGTGTGTAAAT
Above is a genomic segment from Megalobrama amblycephala isolate DHTTF-2021 linkage group LG14, ASM1881202v1, whole genome shotgun sequence containing:
- the LOC125245740 gene encoding zinc finger protein 568-like: MAFIKEESEDVKIEETFGVKNEDVKIEETFRVKQEDAEEQTDLMALREASHELNEKEEKDHYNKHDFMTGERSTKAKKTSSQKRAQKTRTKSFFICQHCGKSFDNRRNLHVHMRVHTGEKPFTCQQCGNSFTQQGSLKIHMRIHTGEKPYTCQQCGKSFNRKGSYKFHMRIHTGEKPYTCKQCGRSFSRKNGFKIHMRTHTIESSYTCQQCGKSFTHKGRLKIHMGVHTREKLYTYSQCRKTVVHTGESPFTCQQCGKGFTLNGSLNRHMRIHTGEKPFTCKQCGKSFNQIGNLKVHTMIHTGEKPYTCPQCGKSFNREGYLKVHMRVHTGEKP